The stretch of DNA ATTTTTGGGACTATTAGATACTCTTCTTGAAGCTTGACGTTGCTTGGATATTGTAAAGACTGCTTACCATGTTTAGATTTAAATCTAGGGTACATAGCTCGTCTTTCAAAGAAATTATTGAAAGCTATGCCCAAGTTCAAACATACTTGTTGTAAGCACATTGAGTAAGTCTCGGACAACCAAGCTGTTTCTTGTTGCTTTTTAAGAGTGGGTAACATCTTTTTGATATCATAACCAGAAAGACCTTTACCTGTATCTTGATAGGTTTCGTTCATCAAGTTAAGAAAATAATTCCACACCCAACGGCAAGAACCAAAAGCTTTTGCTAGCTGCTGTTTCTGTTGAGTATCTGGATATAATCTTACTTTGACTACCTTGAGCATTAGAGTAAATTAAATTTGCTATAAAAAATAATAGCAAATTAAACTCAAACAGGTCAACACCTTGACTGGCATTCATCCCGACTCTGAGCCTAGAGGCTACAGAGCGGGGCTTCTGCCAGGCTAGCTAAAAATATACTGACAAAATCACCCCTTACCCAACCTTTAGCACCAGATTGAAAACTGACTTTGTACCAACAGTATCCATCTGCATTATTTTCAAAAACTTGGGTGACATAAATAGGCTCACCTTGATTACCAAAATCGCTGACTTTTGCGGAAACAGTTGGTTCTTCACGGACGTTAATTTGGGATTCTGATTCTTTACTGATTAAGTTTCCTCCAACTGGAAAACTGTAAACAGTAGTACAGCCTTGCAAAGAATTTTGTTTTAGTTGAGTTTTAACTGGTTTTACACCTGCAAGAGTCAAAACTATAAACGCACTAATAAAAACTATAGAGGTAATAAATTGTGATCTCATCGTAGGCTCCTAAAAAAACTAAATTCTGCTTATTTAAAATTAATTAGAGTTAAGTATAGAAGCACATTCTTCAATTTCTTTGATTTGGCTATCCTCATTGATTTACTTTAATACCGATAAAATTTACATTTACAACAAATTGTGTGTTGAATTACTTTTTCGTAATATATTTTTAATCGCTAGCTGTTTTTGCAATTTAATGAAAGAGAATTGGTATTTTTCTTCTAACCAAATTAAGCTTTCAAAATCTATTACCTAAACAAATTCACAAAGATATTTAAGATTTACTTGTTCGGTACTATAAACAATACTTTCTTGATTAATTACTCCAGCTATTCCAGGAGTAACATAAGTACTGTCATAACCCTTCTTAGGTAAATTTTGACTCCAATTGTGGGGATGATATTCTTTACCCATCGCAAACTCGCATAACAACATAAAAACTCTTTGCTCGTTATCTCCTGATTGATTCCAATAGTTAGTAGCATAATTAAGAGCTTTAGTAGATTGTTGAGAACCATAAATACCATTACCAAACATTCTTCCTGTACATTGAATTGCGTTAGCAGGAGGAATAATTAAACCTTGTTGAAGAATACTTAATAAATTACTAGCTTTTGTACCATGCCAGTGAAGTTTGACATTACCAACTTCTGCTGCTTTCTTGCTAAAAGCACGACGCATGGAAGGAATATTTATTTCATATACTCGTCGTAGTTTGTATTGGGAAGCAAGATGATGAGTATTGAGAGTACTTTCATACAGTTGACGTAACCAACGAAAAGTATTTTTTCCTTCTGTTGTGCTACCTGGTACTCTGGTTAAGGTGCATTCAAAAATTTTTTCCTTCATTGATGGTTGAGTAGTTGCTAAAGCTGCATCAAGAGCGTTTAAAATTTCATATTGTCTTTGTAACTCTTGAGGCGAACGAAACACTGACTCATCTAACTTCCTACCTAAGTTTTGGGGAATTAAACGCAGATATTGACTGATTAACTGCCGAAAGATACGACTATTACTTCTTTTCATCGCTGCAATTTGTAAAAGATAATCTCTCGCCAGAGCGATCGCATTTGGGGTAATTAAACCCAAAGCTGTAGTAAATTTTCCCGTGGATACGTCGTAATTAATATTAGTTTGGGCAATAATTTCATGAATATTAACCGAAACTAAATAACGAATTAGTTGTTTAGATCGCACATCGCCACCATGATGAATTTGTTTAGCAGCAATGCTTTCTAAATCTTCTGAAGAGATGGTAGTAGTTTGTGGTTGCTGGTTAGGAATTAGCTGCGCCTCAGTATAACCCTTTCTCAGTTTTTCTCTTTTCATGCGTTCAAACTTATTTTTCGCTAAAAGCACCGAACTAAACTGATAAGTTTTGCTTTGCAACTTACTCCCGACTCTACCCCATTGTGCCGTGAAGCAACCATCATCCGTCACCTTTCCTTGCCAAACTTTATTAGAATTTTGGTCAATTTCGACATAAATTAGCGTACAACAATCTAATACGCCAGCAACAACCGCCGTACTCATATTTATTTACCTTAATGATAAAAATCTTGGTTTTAGTAATTAATTTGAGGAGTTCCTCTTAATTTAATAATGTATCGCAGTTTGATTTTTTAGTCAACAAAGAAGGAAAGTAATGCGATCGCTTTTGGGAGAGTAACCTCTTGCTCTAGAAAACTTAAAATATAAACAATAGCGAGCAATTAATTTTTCATGCAAAGTATTAAATTAAACTCTCATGTAGGTTCGGACGGTATATTGCATTTAGATGTGCCAGTAAATATTAAAAATGCCGAACTAGAAGTATTAATAACTGTGAAAAATATCAACTCTACTCAAGAAAACGAGAGAAAATCAGAATGGTCACCTGAATTTTTTGAAAAGACCGCAGGAGCTTGGGAAGGAGAGCCATTAGAGCGAGAACCTCAAGGAGAATATGAAAACCGAGAAGAGTTATTTTGATCTACTTGCTCGATACCAATACTTGTATTCAATACCTAACTGGTCGTAATCCTTTGGTTGTAGCAAAATTTAAGGCTCACAATCCTTCAGATATAGCTATTTGTGATATTGTTAAGTCAGAACTTTACTATGGTGCATATAAAAGCGATCGCACAGATAAAAATCTCCAAGTGCTAAGTAAGTTTTTCAACGAATTTGTCAGTTTACCTTTCGACCAACAAGCAGCCAAAAAAGCAGGAGAAATAAGAGCTAGACTTGCTACGTTAGGAACTCCAATTGGTCCTTACGATCTTCAGATAGCAGCGATCGCTTTAATTCACAATCTGATTTTGGTTACTCATAACATTAGAGAATTTAGTTGAGTTGAAGGACTGCGCTTTGAAGATTGGGAAGTAGTTTAGTTTGTGGTATATCGCGCGTCGCAAGTGCGTTTAAATTTGCCACAGTCGAATTGCGTTATTGTCATCAGCACTAGCAAACATTTGTTCAGTAAAAGCGATCGCTATAGCTCTTAAAGGATGTCTGAGAAACAAATTGTCTTAATAGTCCAAGTAAGCAAGTTTACCTTCGATACATAATTTACAAGCCAAAATAAGAATTGGAACTGAAGTTTGAGTTCGATCAGTTTTGGGAATTTTTTTTCTCTATTCTCTATCCTCTTTCTTTACGATAAGTTTTCTTAAATAAAATAGGATGACTTAAATAACCTGTTCTAACTTAAAAACTTTGAGGTTAGAGAAATTATCATGAAACTAAAGTTAAAATACCAAGCTTTGACAACCTCTCTTTTTCTATGTAGCCATTTATTTTTTGTCATGGAAGCTCAAGCTCGACCTACGGTAGGATTTGAGAATAATTCTTCAACCCAACCAACAGTTACAGGAGGCACAACCTTTAGCTGTATTCCCCAAGGTAACAACTATGCTACTGTAGGTCAAAAAGCTGGTAGAGAACCAGTTCCCCTAATTGTCTGGACACCCAAAGGATCGAATCATTTTGGCGAAAAATATCCTCCTCAAACTCGCTGCCAAATAGTTACCCAAAAATTAAACGCAGCCATTAGTGCTAACGGTGGCACAATGAAAAATTTGTTATTGACTAACGGTATGGTAAGTAATCAAACCGTAATTTGTACTCTGCGTCAACAAGAAACCGCTTGTAACCCCAATAACACACTCTTTACGCTCAAACCTGAAAATGCTAGTCGTTCGGGGGAAGTAATTTCCCAATTAATGCAAATCGGTCGCTATGGTAGCAGTGCAGGATTTATTCAGGAAACTAGCGGTCAAGTGTATGTGGATTTAGGAGACTGGGAAAATAAAGTTTTTTAAGCAATCAGCAGTTTTTTTGCCACGTTAACAATTCATTTTTAAATCTTGTTTAATGATAACTAGTTTTTTAGGGGGATTATTATCCTTTTTCCATTCACAATTAATCCCTAAAATTGAACAGAAGCCTAATCATATTGCCAATTTACAACTGCAATTAATTAACAACCGTTTTTCTCAAGAGCGGTCTGTAGAGGAAATTGCTAGACAGATAACAGTTAGAATTTTCACAGATTCGGGTTTAGGTTCAGGGGCAATTATTGCCCGTCAGGGTCAAACTTACACAATCTTAACTAATCATCATGTGGTAGCTAGTAGTCCCAATCAAACATATACTGTTTTAACTGATGATGGACAAAGACATCAAGCCCAATGGCTACAATCGAGCCAGTTTGGTACTTTAGATGTAGCTTTGCTGCAATTTACCAGTAGTAATTCTTATCGAGTTGTCAAAATAGGAGACTCAACACAACTTTCCGTTGGCAATGTTATCTATGCATCAGGATTTCCAGCTTGGCATTTTAGAAGAGAAGGCAATAAAATCACTGCTTTGGAAGATACTCGTCATTGGGGATTAAGAGCCTTTCGTGTAACTAAAGGAATAGTAGGAATGCTAAGTAAGCAAGCACTATTTGGAGGATATCAAATCGGCTATAGCAATGATGTAGTCGAAGGCATGAGTGGTGGCCCTGTTTTGAATGAACAAGCTGAACTCATTGGAATTAATGGAATGTTGAAATATCCTCTGCAAGATACTCAAGCAATCGTTTTTGTTGATGGAACAACTCCTTCAGAACAACTTTTTGAGCAAATGGAAACTTTAAGCTGGGCTATTCCTATCAATGATATTCACCATCAAATTGAAACTTTGATTGGAGAAAGTGCAGTTATAGAAAATGAATTACTTCGAGAATAATGACTATCAAAAAATTTAAGATGAGTTTGGCTAAGTTTAACTTTTCAACTAAATGGTTAGGAAGTACATTAATAGTTACTTTGTTAGCGGTTAGTTTCCCAACCATGGTGACTGCCAAAAATGAAAGCGAGATTGCTCAAATTGCCAAAACTTTGACAGTACAAATCAATAATAATGGGAATTCTCCAGGAGGTTCTGGAGTAATTATTGCTAAAAACGGTAATACCTATACGGTGATCACAGCAAATCACGTAGTATGCGATGCGATTCCTCGTCCCGGGCCTGTGGTTTGTCGCAAAGATATTGCCTATAGTGTTCGTACCTATACTGGTCAAGAATATCCACTGAGTTTAGTAGAACATTTACAGAAAAATCCCAACGATTCTGATTTAGCCATTGTCACTTTTGAAAGCTCTGAAGAATATCCTGTCGCCCAGTTAGGAGATTCAGAACAAGCTGCGATCGCTTCTGATATTTATGTGGCTGGTTTTCCAGCAGCTTTTGGTAAAACGGGAGCGCAAAGAGATTTTACCTTGACTACAGGCGCAGTGGCTTCTCTTGCTACTAATGCTATTAACGGCTATAGTCTGATCTATGATGCTAGAACTAAAACAGGTATGAGTGGTGGACCAGTTTTTGATTCTGAAGCTCATTTGGTGGGAATTCATGGCTTAGGTGATACTAATACTCCTCAAACAGGAAATTTATCAGATGCTCAAAAATCTGGTTTTAATGCTGGTATTCCAATTAATACCTTTAAACAAGTGTGTCCTAAATTTGAAAATTGCCTCAATCTGGGAGAAAATACTGAAATAACCAGAAATTCAGTAGAACAATCAACTACGAAACCAACGGTTACTAATCTAGATAATCCTCAATCTGCTCGTGATCACTACAAAAAGGGTCTTTCTTTACAAGCGCGAGGTGATTACCCACAAGCAATCAATCATTATACTCAGGCATTGCAACTTACTCCCGATCAAAGTACCGCTTTATCAACTTTATTAAATAGAGGCTATGCCTATTTAAATCTGCAAAATTGGCAAGCAGCTATTGATGATTACAATCAAGCCTTGCAGATTGATAGTAACGAGGCGACAGCCTATAACGAAAGAGGAGAGGCACGTCAGCAAATAGGAGATTTAGCAGGAGCAATCAGCGATTACACTCAAGCAATTAATCTTGATCCTAATTTACCCTATGCTTACAACAACCGAGCTTTTATTTTAAATCGTCAAGGAGATTTAGCAGGAGCAAAAGCAGATTTAGAAAAGGCTGCTGAGTTACTTTTGGCGGAGGGACAAATCGATCAATATAAAATTGTGATGAATAACATCGAAACAGTTGAGCGTAATCAAAGACTTCAGCCCGACACAACTAATTCTGATCCTAATTTGTCACTAATTCAACAGTGGAATTTGAAGTCTGTACCTTGTAGTAATCAGGCAGTTTCTATTTTTATTGATGGAAAAGAATATTGTACCGAACCGACAGATTGGCTGAGTTTGGGTCAATATAAATACATTCGTAACGATGATAGATTAGAACCGATTACTAAACCACCAGCTACTTCTAATTCTCAAACTTTGGCAATTTCGCCTCAATTTACTTTTACTAGTGTTTGGGACTATGGGAATTGTCTAGAAGATATTATTCAACTTTATCTTGGGGTTGAGCAATTTAAACAACGAGGCAGAATCGGCAATTGTTTGGCAGATGTGTTTCAAACCTACAAAGATAAGGGACTATCTCAAGCTCAAGCGTTAGAGTTGATTCGTGCTGCTAACCAATATGCAACTTCTAAATTAAATCCTTCTCTTTATCCTCCCCAAGGACAACGAAGACGAATTAATAAAATGTTTGGTTTTACTTATCAAATCGATAAAACACCTTGAGAAACTGGTTTATAAAGCCCAATCAGAATTATCTTCAGATTGAGGTTGAGGTTCTGGTTGAGGTTGGGATGAGTTAAAGTCGTCTACAGGCATATTGCCATAATGTTGGTTAGGTGTTTGAGTTTCCGAAGGCTTAGAAGTTGATTTTGGCTCAGAATCAGTAACTTCTGGTGATTCTTCTTCAACAGGATTGGGAGTTTCTGAGGGTTGAGAATTAGTAACTTCTGGTGATTCTTCTTCAACAGGATTGGCAGTTTCTGAAGGTTGAGAATTAGTAGCCTCTGGTGATTTTTCTTCAACAGGATTGGCAGTTTCTGAGGGTTGAGAATTAGTAACTTCTGGTGATTCTTCTGCTACAGGATTAGAAGTTGCTGGTGCTGGCGTTGTCGGAATTATAGGAGGATTGGGAGTAACTGGTGGAGAGGCTACAGCGATCGCTTTTTCTGCTTCACTAATAATTGCCTCAGCTTGTTCTCGCCAATAACTAGATGTAGAGGTTTGAACTTGGGTTGCTGTTTGTTTGGCTTCTTGCCAGTTTTTCTGTTGGAGTGCTTCCTGAGCGTTAGCAATAATACTTTTATTAGTATCGTATTCAGTTTTCCAGCGATCGCTTTCGGTTTGAGTTTGAGATTTAATCGAACTATTTTCTGGTATCTGTTGAATTAATTCGAGTGCTTCTGCCAATTTTCCTTCGGTTGTATACATCGCTGTAGCCTCTTGGAAAAGCTGTTGTGACCATTGGTTAGTTAATTGTTCAATTTCGTCAGCAAAGGAAGTATTTTGGGGTAATTGGGCTATTATGGCTAAAGCTTCTCCATAATTGAGAGATTGTGCTTTTTGTTTTGCCATTCCTAAACCACACTGAACCTGGAACTGGGATTTTTGTGCTTGTGGTAAGGTAAGAGTCTGGGTAATTTGTTGATAACATTGGGTATATTGATTTTGAGCTATTAAAGTATTAAGTTGTTGAACCTGCTCATTGAGATTTTGTTGTTCGACTTGAGTATTGTTTTGATTAAACCAATATATTCCTCCCGCAGCACCACCTAGAGCGATCGCACTAGCCAAAGCGATTAAGCTTTTCTGTTTTGATTTATTAAAATGAGTTTTACTTCGATTGGAATTTTCTACAGGTGTGTCTTGTAGAGAATTGGGTATTGAGGAATTGCGCTCAAAAGAAGAATGTTGGGTTAATGCAGCTTGAGAAATAGGTACATTATTTGTTTGAGGGAACGAAGATAGTTTTTGCTCAGGAACAGCAGAGTTCAATGCAGAACTACGATTAGGTTTAGTTTGGTTAGAATCAAGCAGAGTGGTAGGATGTTCCGAAGCAGAAAAAGACTGACTCAACTGAGAATTATTAACTAACCCTGTTGGTGTATATCTAGCTGAGACAGTAGGTGGAACAGTAGTTGCAGAATAAGTATTGATAGCATTTAAAGCTTCTTGAGCCGAATGATAGCGATCGCCAAAATGATAGCGTACCATTTTAGTGAGAATTGCTGCTAGTTGAGGACTAACTTGAGCTTGAGGTTGCCAGAGTAACTCACCGTATTCATCTTCTGGAAGTTCTAAAGGATGAATCCCTGTCAAAGCTTGAATACCAATCATCCCCAAAGCATAGAGATCGCTACTAGGACGAGGTTTACCAATTGCTTGTTCAGTTGGCATATAACCCCTTGTTCCTACTGCTACAGTGGCAGGAATAAGCTGCGATTGAGTTAATGCAAATTCTTTAACTGTGCCAAAATCAACTAAAACCAATTTGCGATCGCTATTACGACGAATCAGATTATCAGGTTTGACATCGCGGTGAATTACACCATTGCTATGAATAAAATCAAGAATATTTAAACAGTCTTTGAGTAGTTCGACTACGTTATTTTCTGACCAAATCGAACCGGGTTTTAATTCTTGACTAAGAGTATGACCTTCAATATACTCTTGTACTAAATAAAATTGTTGCTCTTCTTCAAAATAGGCTACTAGACGAGGAATTTGGGGATGATTTAACTTGTTAAGAGTTTCTCCTTCTTTTTGAAATAAACGTCTGGCAACATTTAAAGAATTTGGATCGTTAATTTGAGGATAAAGTTGTTTGACCACACAGCGATTATGATTAGGGAGATCGATATCTTTCGCCAGATAAGTCTGTCCAAAGCCACCTTTGGCGATATATCGAATAATTTGATATCGCGAAGCTAGAATTTTACCCTGCATAATCTTCTAAACAGTCAAAGTTAGTATCTAACTTAATTTAAGTACAATACCGATAAAAATTAGCAAAGCCTCACCAATCAATGACAAAATAAATTACTTTAAAGTATTACATTATACAGAATTATTTTTATAATTAAAATATAGGGTTAAAGGAGATTAGTATTATGTCTATTCAAACTAAAGCTCGCGCTCTTCTCAACCGTCATCATCAAATGATTCGTAACCGCGAACAATCGATGTTATTAAGAACTGCAACAGAAATCGGTTTTGATGTAGATACAAGTCACTACTATAGTCACATCCAAGGCAAAACTCCAGCCCAATTTAACCAAGCTTATCATCGTAGTCGAAGCACAATGAGTTAAGTTTTTGGATGTAATTAAAGAAAAAAATTATCTCTAGCTTAACAAGCTTCCCGAAGATGTTTAAGGTTAAAAGAAAATCTCAAGTAACTTCAAAAACTATACTTTTCAACCAACAGACAAATATAGTTGACTCCAAAAACCAAGTTGCACTCAAAACTTTATCCTCTAAAGAATTAAAATTAGCTTTAGCGCAATTAAAGGGATGGCAACTTCAAGAAGGTAAATTACATCGTCGCTTTTGTTTTAGCTCTTTTGAAAAAGCATTAGGATTTATGTCAGGACTAGCTTTAAGTGCAAAAAAGATAGAACATCATCTTGAAGAATCTGAGTTATACAATTGTGTCACTGTCGATCTGATCACTCCTGAAATAGGTGGGATCACAGATTTAGATGTACAACTAGCACAACAAGCTAATAGATTAGCCTCTATACTAAAAGCATTCTATTGAGATTTAGAATTGTTGCTCAATTGCCCGATTCAACAAATCCAAACCTTCGGCTAAACTTTCAATTCTAGTTACACAGTCTCTTAACTCTGCTGCACCAGGAAAACCTTTACAGTACCAAGCTAAATGTTTACGAGATTGCCTAATCCCTCGTTCTCCTTTATATTCCCATAAACCCTGTAAATGTTCCTTAGCGCACTCTAATCTTTCTTTCACCGTCGGAGTAGGTAAACTTGTTCCTGTTTTAAAAAAGTAATCGATTTCTCCTACCAAAAAGGGATAACCCAAAGTACCTCGCGAACACATCACACCATCTGCATTGGTTTGTTCTAAACAAAGTATTGCTGCTTCAACAGAAAAAATATCTCCATTGGCAATAACGGGAATAGATAAGACTTGTTTAACCTTGCCTATCCATTCCCATTTCGCTGCACCATTGTAACCTTGAGCGCGAGTCCGAGCGTGCAAAGTTAACATTTTTGCTCCTGCATCCTCCATTTGGCGAGCAAAATCTAAAATATTAATTTCATGTTCGTCCCACCCAATTCGAGTTTTGACAGTTACAGGTACATCTACTGCTGTGACTACTTCCCTAACAATTGCTTCAGCTACTGCTGGTTGACGCAATAAAGAAGAACCACCCCCCTTTTTGGTGATTTTGTTAACAGGACAACCCATATTGATATCGATGGTGTTTGCACCTTCAGCTACTGCTTTTTGGGCTGCTTCTGCCATAAAATCAGGACGACAATCAAATAACTGAATACTAATAGGTTGTTCGTCTGGGTCAATTTCCATCAGTTTAGGCAATGACCGCAAGTGGTGTAATTCACTAGCACTAACCATTTCCGTATAAAGCATTGATTTGTTTGCGTATCGCCTTACCAATCGTCGAAAGACCAAATCTGTTACTCCTGATAAGGGAGACTGTAAAACTCGGCTTTCTATGGTAAACGTACCAATTTTTAGGGGGGTAGATAATTTTGCTTGAAGTTGGGAAGATAAAGCAGTCATTGAGATTTAATTAGCAGTAGCAACAGAACGCCAAACACCAACGAGAATACCTTGGACTTCTACTGTATTTGGTTCTACTTTGATTGGTTCGTATTTAACGTTAGATGGTTTGAGAGTAACTTGGTTTTTTTCTCGATAAAAACGTTTTAAGGTTGTACCATAACCTGCTACTCGGGCAGCAACAATCTCACCATTTTTAACTTCTTCATTAGCGGGAACTTCTCGCATAATCGCTAAATCACCTTCGGTAATCAAATCTTCGATCATGCTGTCTCCTGTTACTCGTAAAACATAGTAATCAGAACGCTCAAATAAATTAGATAAATCTAACTTGGCTTGATCTTCAGTAAATGGTTCGACTAAACCTCCTGCTGCGATCGCACCTAAGATAGGTAAGCCTTTTTCAGGTGGATTTAAAATCCGAATTGTCCGCGCTTGACCATCAACCCAATCAATATAACCTTTGTTTCGTAGTCTTTCTAAACGACTTTGAATCGGAGCAGGCGATCGCAAATTCATGGCTTTCATCATCTGTCGGATCGAAGGCGCGTGTTGAGTTGTACGAATATAATCAACCAACCAATCATATAGTTCTTGTTGGGCTGGAGTTAAGTTTTCCATAGCCGTTTCTAGGGGTAATGTTGTACTCAGAACATAGGTACTAACTATTAGATCCTATTTTGCACCCTAAAGTCAAGCAAATTTTTGCTTCTAATCGCAAAATTAATTTTTAGTGTTAATGAATTAATCAGGCGATCGCTTTCTAAATAAGTTAAAGTCTGGATTGAAAACTACCTGTAAATTTTGAATCATTAAATAATCCTGGTTAGCTTTACGAAATTAAAAATTCTTTGGCAAAATCAGCGTTCAGAATAAAGAATTGTCGATGCGTTAATTTAGTATCACTTAAATTATGTCAGAAACAACCATAGAATCAATTCTCCAAGAAAAACGTTTATTTGCTCCCTGTTCAGAATTCTCCCAAAATGCTAATATTAAAAGTTTTGCAGAATATCAGCAACTATATGAGCAATCAATTAGTGATCCTGAAGGTTTTTGGGCTAATTTAGCTGAAACAGAATTAGATTGGTTTCAAAAATGGGATCGAGTCTTAGATTGGCAACCACCCTTTGCTAAGTGGTTTGTCAACGGCAAAATTAACATTTCTTATAACTGTCTAGACCGACATCTGACTACCTGGCGCAAAAACAAAGCAGCGATTATCTGGGAAGGTGAACCAGGCGATTCCCGTACTTTAACTTATGCTCAATTGCATCGGGAAGTTTGTCAAATGGCAAATGTCTTCAAGCAACTGGGAGTCAAAAAAGGCGATCGCGTGGGGATTTATATGCCGATGATTCCTGAAGCTGCGATCGCAATGTTGGCTTGTGCCAGAATTGGCGCACCCCATAGTGTTGTGTTTGGGGGATTTAGTGCCGAAGCTTTAAAAGCGCGTTTACAAGATGCAGAGGCAAAATTAGTTGTCACCGCTGATGGTGGTTTTCGTAAGGATAAAGTTGTACCTCTCAAAGATGCTCTAGATGAAGCTTTAAGTAATAACGGTGTTCCGAGTGTCGAGAATGTTTTGGTAGTTCAACGCACCAAACAAACCATTAATATGCAAGAAGGCAGAGATCATTGGTGGCACGAACTCCACGCCCAAGCGTCGATCAATTGTCCTCCCGAACCAATGGACAGCGAAGATCTGCTGTTTATTCTCTACACTAGCGGTACAACTGGCAAACCTAAAGGAGTAGTGCATACAACTGGTGGTTATAACCTTTACACCCATATCACTACTAAATGGGCATTCGATCTTAAAGATACTGATGTTTATTGGTGTACGGCGGATGTTGGTTGGATCACAGGACATAGTTATATTGTCTATGGCCCTCTTTCCAATGGTGCAACCAGTTTAATGTATGAGGGTGCGCCTCGTGCTTCTAACCCTGGTTGTTTTTGGGATGTGATCGAAAAATACGGCGTAACTATCTTCTATACTGCCCCGACTGCTATTCGTGCTTTTATTAAAATGGGAGACGAACATCCTAATGCCCGCGATCTATCCTCTCTGCGGATCTTAGGAACTGTAGGCGAACCAATTAACCCCGAAGCTTGGATGTGGTATCACAAAGTCATTGGTGGAGAACGTTGTCCTATCGTAGATACTTGGTGGCAGACAGAAACAGGGGGTTTTATGATCACTCCTCTACCTGGCGCAACTTCTACCAAACCAGGTTCAGCAACTCGTCCTTTTCCTGGAATTATTGCAGATGTGGTTGATTTAGAAGGTAATTCTGTAGGTAATAATCAAGGAGGTTATTTAGTGATTAAACATCCTTGGCCTAGTATGATGAGAACGGTATATAAAGATGATGACCGTTTCCGTCGTACCTATTGGGAGCATATCTTACCAAAGAATGGTAAATATCTTTATTTTGCAGGAGATGGAGCAAGAAAAGACGAAGACGGCTATTTCTGGATTATGGGTAGGGTCGATGACGTGATGAATATTTCAGGACACCGCATCGGTACAATGGAAGTAGAATCAGCCCTCGTTTCTCATCCTGCGGTAGCAGAAGCTGCGGTGGTAGGTAGACCAGATGAACTTAAAGGAGAAGATGTCTATGCTTTCGTTACCCTCGAAGGCAGCTATCAACCCAGTGAAGCACTAAAAGAAGAACTGAAAAAACACGTAGTCAAAGAAATAGGCGCGATCGCTCGTCCAGGAGAAATTCGTTTTGCTGATGCCTTGCCTAAGACCCGTTCTGGTAAGATTATCCGTCGTTTCTTACGGAATTTGGCCGC from Stanieria cyanosphaera PCC 7437 encodes:
- a CDS encoding protein kinase domain-containing protein, whose protein sequence is MQGKILASRYQIIRYIAKGGFGQTYLAKDIDLPNHNRCVVKQLYPQINDPNSLNVARRLFQKEGETLNKLNHPQIPRLVAYFEEEQQFYLVQEYIEGHTLSQELKPGSIWSENNVVELLKDCLNILDFIHSNGVIHRDVKPDNLIRRNSDRKLVLVDFGTVKEFALTQSQLIPATVAVGTRGYMPTEQAIGKPRPSSDLYALGMIGIQALTGIHPLELPEDEYGELLWQPQAQVSPQLAAILTKMVRYHFGDRYHSAQEALNAINTYSATTVPPTVSARYTPTGLVNNSQLSQSFSASEHPTTLLDSNQTKPNRSSALNSAVPEQKLSSFPQTNNVPISQAALTQHSSFERNSSIPNSLQDTPVENSNRSKTHFNKSKQKSLIALASAIALGGAAGGIYWFNQNNTQVEQQNLNEQVQQLNTLIAQNQYTQCYQQITQTLTLPQAQKSQFQVQCGLGMAKQKAQSLNYGEALAIIAQLPQNTSFADEIEQLTNQWSQQLFQEATAMYTTEGKLAEALELIQQIPENSSIKSQTQTESDRWKTEYDTNKSIIANAQEALQQKNWQEAKQTATQVQTSTSSYWREQAEAIISEAEKAIAVASPPVTPNPPIIPTTPAPATSNPVAEESPEVTNSQPSETANPVEEKSPEATNSQPSETANPVEEESPEVTNSQPSETPNPVEEESPEVTDSEPKSTSKPSETQTPNQHYGNMPVDDFNSSQPQPEPQPQSEDNSDWAL
- a CDS encoding 4a-hydroxytetrahydrobiopterin dehydratase, which translates into the protein MFKVKRKSQVTSKTILFNQQTNIVDSKNQVALKTLSSKELKLALAQLKGWQLQEGKLHRRFCFSSFEKALGFMSGLALSAKKIEHHLEESELYNCVTVDLITPEIGGITDLDVQLAQQANRLASILKAFY
- the dusB gene encoding tRNA dihydrouridine synthase DusB; protein product: MTALSSQLQAKLSTPLKIGTFTIESRVLQSPLSGVTDLVFRRLVRRYANKSMLYTEMVSASELHHLRSLPKLMEIDPDEQPISIQLFDCRPDFMAEAAQKAVAEGANTIDINMGCPVNKITKKGGGSSLLRQPAVAEAIVREVVTAVDVPVTVKTRIGWDEHEINILDFARQMEDAGAKMLTLHARTRAQGYNGAAKWEWIGKVKQVLSIPVIANGDIFSVEAAILCLEQTNADGVMCSRGTLGYPFLVGEIDYFFKTGTSLPTPTVKERLECAKEHLQGLWEYKGERGIRQSRKHLAWYCKGFPGAAELRDCVTRIESLAEGLDLLNRAIEQQF
- the lexA gene encoding transcriptional repressor LexA, which encodes MENLTPAQQELYDWLVDYIRTTQHAPSIRQMMKAMNLRSPAPIQSRLERLRNKGYIDWVDGQARTIRILNPPEKGLPILGAIAAGGLVEPFTEDQAKLDLSNLFERSDYYVLRVTGDSMIEDLITEGDLAIMREVPANEEVKNGEIVAARVAGYGTTLKRFYREKNQVTLKPSNVKYEPIKVEPNTVEVQGILVGVWRSVATAN